The DNA window TTGGTGGCCATGTCATCATCGATGAGACCTTGGTGGACGGCATCCTGCAGGTTAAGCCGCTGGCCATTGGTGGGGTTGATGATTCCTCCAGTACAGGCCTGGGCCTCCAAAAGCTTCTGAGCTGTAATGGCATCAACTATGCCTCTCCGTAGAGCCTCCAGGATGGTGATCTTCTCCATTGTCTCCATGTCAAAGATGGCTGCTATGGGGCTCCCTTCATCAAACTCATCTGTTGGGGAGAAGGTGATGGATATGCTGTTGAAGCGCTTGCGTACGGTGGGGGAAGAAGGGCATGCCTGGGTGGGACTGCTGCAGGTGGCCACATCCTCCATGTTGCTGGCGGTGATTGACAGCTCGCTCAGGCTGCTCTTGCTTGTGATGAGATCGGCGAACTGGGTCAGAGTCAGGGTTCCTAAACGATACTGCTCTAGGGAGGTCTGGTCGATGATGCCGCGGTCCAGGGAGTCCTGGATGTCATACTGTGTGCCTGTCTTCCTGTCCACCACCACCATACGGGCTGAACCATCAGAAGCTCTGATGGTGATCTCCTCCCACTCACATTCCTGCTCTGAGAGATTCAGAAAGGTGTCGTAGTCGATGAGCTCCTTATGGTAGGCTTCCCTCACGGTCATCTCTTTTCCAGTGTCAGGGTCTACGATCACTACCCTCCTCTTACGGAGGATGTTCTTCTGGCTGCTCTGCTGAACCATCTGCTGAGGATTGGTCTTGTCCCTCAAAGGCAGAAGAACCAGACCAGTCTTGGGGTCGGTGATACACCTCTCCTTCAGCTGCAGATAGGTCAGGTTCTCCTGGGTGTTGGGGTCAAAGAAGCCCTTGGTGTCGTCTCCTTCGTAGGTCAGGATCTCATTCATTTCCTCGTCAAAGTAGCCCCTCTTGTAGGCAATGTCTACATCGATACGGTGGCTCTCCTTGGGGTCGATGATGCCACCACTGGCGATCTGTGCCTCTAGAAGCCTGATTCCATGGCCCTTCTCAATCAGATCCTTCTCGATGGCTTGGAAGAGGGAGATGGTGTTGCCAGTGTGGGGGTCTTTGTATCCAGTGACTGCTTTCTCTGCAGACATCAGCTTGTCCTTGAACTCTTTGCCCACAAGGCCTCTCTTCCAGGCCTCCTCCACATTCATGCAGACATTGTTGATAGGGTCGATCACAAAGCCGGAGGCTGCCTGGGCTTCCAGAAGTTCCAGGGTGGTTCCTCGTCTGAGCAGACCTTCCTTCATGGCCTGGTAGATGGTCATGATCCTGTTGTTTGCCTCATCATAGATCCCCGCAATACAGTTAGAACCATGCAGGTAGTTCTTGAGCTTGTCCTCAATTTCCTTGCTGCTGAGCTTTCCCTGGTTCAGCTTCTGCACATCGGTCTCAGACAGCAGGTTGGAGTTGATCAGCTCTGTGACGGACACCTCTCCCCTGAGACCCTGCACGGTCATGGGCTTCTCTGGGACTGGAAGGAGCAGCAGGCCAGAGGCGGGCTCCATCCTACACTTCAGCCTCAGATCACTGTAGCTGATCTTCTCCTCAGTGATTGGGTCCAGATAGCAGGCAGGTTTCTTGTTCAGAGCCCTGTAGAGGTCTTCGTCGATCAGGTTGCGATCAAGTGCAAGGTCTTTGGGCAGGAACACGCTCAGAACGGGGTCCAGGATGCCGCCAACGGACTCCTGAGCCTGCAGCAAACGGAGGGCTGTCTTCTTGTCCAGACGGTTCTGCTTTAGAGCCTGTCCGATGGACAGCAGCTTGCCAGTGTATGGGTCTTTGAAGCCTGTGCCGGCTGCTTCAGCTGTCATCAGGGTGTCTCTATCGTCTGTGTCCACCACCCCTCTGGAGCAGGCAGCATCAACTGACATCTTCTCGTTGAATTTGGGGTCCACGATGTGGCCGGTGGCAGCTTGGGCCTCCAGTAGCATGATGGCGCTCTCTTGGCTGAGCAGGTTCTTGGTCTTGGCTTCAGTGATGGACATCCTGCCCTGGGGGCCTCTGACCATCCCTGCAATGACGCCTGTTCCCTTGAGGCTGAGCTGGATGTCCATTGCCACATCCTCCACGGTCCTCTTTCCCTTCAGCAGCTGCTCCAGGGTGGCCTTGCTGATGATGCCGCAATCACACAGCTGGTGGGCGGTGACCTTTCGgcgaaccccatcgaacaccagCTTGGACGGATCCACAGTGACCACTTTCTCGTCCGTCTGGGTCTGGATGCTCATGGAGTCAGGCCTCTGCTGCAGCCTCCTCAGCTCCCTTTCCAGGGAATCTCTCTTCAGGGCCAGATCCGACACCTCCCTCTGTGAGCTTTGCAGCCTGCCCTTATGCCTCTCCTCCACAGTCCTCAGCTCCACCATCATACGCTCCAAATCGCTCTTCAGGGAgagcctctccctctccatcttgtCCTTGTCTGAGTCACATTGCCTCATCTGCCCCTCCTTCAGTTCATACTGGCTCTTCCAGTATGTAAAGTCCTTGTGGATCTTGTCTCTTTCTTCCTGGAGACGCTGTTTGTTGCGAAGCTCAGTCTCAAGGGAGACCTTGATGCGGTTCAGTTCCTCTTCGTAGCGACCCTGGCGAGTCTTGTCCTGTTCCAGCTGCTTCAACTTGATCAGAAGGGTGTCCCTCTCAGACAGGATCTCAGTGTAGTGGTTCTGAGACTGCTGCACCATCATGGAGGTctggaagggaaagagagaataaGACATATTGGTCAACACACTCCCATGTTTAAAAAAACTGTATGGATAAAGACTGTATAAATCATTATTCATTAAAAAAGTTACCCTCTCCTCTTCTAGTAAAAATATTGACGGAAGAAAGATGAACACTATTGTTAGCAGATTGTTAGCAAATTTCCAGCAACAAGCGAATGTATAGTCTTAATTTACTGTAGATATCATGAGTGAGTGCAGTGCAAACCATGGAAGCACTCAGGTGGTGAACATTGGTCCTCTGAGAAAACAATGAAATTATTGATTAAATACTTATAGAATTTAGCCAGTTAGTTTAGGAATTATTAATAATTCATGAATATTTCATAGTTGAGTAATAGTTATTAATTGTTAACAACAATACAATTGTTATTTGAGTGAACAAAAGCAAAGCCATTTTCTCATGCAAAAGTTTGAGAAAAAACCCCTGAATAATAGAAAACATTAATTAATCATGTAAATAATTTGAACTAGTTCCTCCTAGTGCCAGTCATTCATGCAGAGTTGTTGGAATTAGTTGGAATTATTTGGAATTGACCCCTCAGATCAATCAAAATACCTCAAATGATTGCTTTTGGACTTTGTCTAAATCCGATTTGAGCTTTTCCCTCTCCTTGGTCATGTCCTTAATGAGCGCTTGAAGTTCCAGTGTCATCTTGCTGCTGCTCTGGAGCTGGACATGCAGGGATGAGATCTGGGATGTGGTCTCTCCATCCACCCTATCTCTGTCAAGTTTCAGTTGCTCTTTCTCCTGCTTTACTCCTCTCATTTCctcctccagcctcagcctctccTTGGTCAGCTTCTGGGTCAGGCACTGGAGTTTCTCGATTTCTGTGGTGGCATCATTGAGCAGCCGGCTCTTCTCCTCAATGGTTTTGTAGAGGCTCTCGTTGCGGAGATTGACCTCACGGACCTTCGCATGCTCCTGGAGGAGCTGCTGTTGGAGTGCCTTTAGCTCTGCGGATACCTGACCCAGGCGATCCGTGGTAGCTGTGTGCACCCGCAGGCTCTTGTCCAGAGCCTCCTGGAGAGGCCGGAGCTCCTGCTCATACTTCCTTTCTGAGGTGGACACCTCTTCCTGCCTGGCCCGGAGggtgttgatggtggtggtgtgttcTCTGCAGCTCTGGGTCATCTTCTTCAGCTCAGACTCCATCCTCTTCCTGCGGGTGAACTCATCCTGGGTGGTTCTCTTCTGCTTCTCCACCTCCGCTTCCAGACTGTTCACCATGACCTGCACGTCCCGGATGCGTCTCTGAAGCCTGGCGGCCGTCATCTCAGCCTTGGTCCTCTCATTGGTCTGCTTTTCGAGCTCCACTTGGACCAGGTGGATCTCCTGTTCTGAGCTTTTGAGCTTGTTGATGACCTCCCGAGAGGTGATGTTACTGGTCTGCAGCTCAGTGTAGGTCTGCCTCAGCTTGGTGACCTCTATCTCCAGGGCACTCCTCCTCTTGCCCTCCTCATCTAGGTTGTATGTGAGCAGGCTGATCTGCCTGCTCTTTTCCTGGCTGCTCCTGATGGCCTCGGCCACTGCTTCTTTCTGCCTtagctcctcttctcctctctgggTGACCAGGGTCTGGAGCTGTATCTccagctctctcctcctcctcgacTCCTCCGTCCCCTTAGACCTCTGCTGGTGGGCCTCCTCCTCTGCCTTCCTCCTCATATCCTCAGTCTGAGTCACAGATAGTCTCAAAGTCCTCAGCTCCTCTTCAAGATCACTCTTATCAGCTTCTAGTCTTTCACACTGCAGTTTGAGCTCGGCCATGTCCTCTTGTTTCTGCTGAGAAGCCTGGAGGATGGTGGTCTTGGTGACATGTATCTCCGACTCATAGTTTTGCTTAAGGTTACTAATCTCCTGGTTGCACTGCGTTCTTACCTTAGAGATATCCTGCTCTGCCCCGCGCCTCCTCGTGGCCTCCTCTTCCAGCTGCATCCTGAGCCTCTCCAGCTCACGATCCTTGTCCTTCACCGCTTTCTCCAGGTCGATCTTGGACCAGTTGACCTCGTCCAGCTCCTTCTGGCGCCGGCGCACGGCTGCCTCGTACTCTTCCTGCTGGCTCGTATAGCGCTCCTCAgccagcctcctcttcctcttctcctcatccAGCTGGTAGGTGAGGCGGGCCAGCTTGTCACTGAGCTCAGTCAGCTGGCTGCTGGTGGTGTCCAGGCTCTCCCTGGCCACGCTGGCCTGCATGGCTGTggtcctcttcacctcctccatgGAGATGAGCTGTTCTTTAGACTGTGAGAGCTCTAGCTTATAGCGGGACAGGGCATCCTCTAAGGAACGGTTCTTCTCGCTGCGGTCCTGGATGTTATCTTTCAGACGCCTCAGCTCCTCCTCCAGAAGCTCGATCTTGGTGTTCCTTATCTGAGGGGGGAAAATAGAAGAGTCACAATGAGATAATAGTCGCAATGAAAAGTAGTTGCCCTTAAAAACTAGGATCAGATTAACCTAACTCTATCATAACCAAGGAAAGTTATCACTTCCGGAAATTAATAATTTGGAGGAAACTCATATGCTACATATATGGCAAACACATTATTTGTATGATTCTGCCATTACGCCCTTACCTTCAGTTCCTCCATGTTTTTCAACATCTCCCCCAGGAACTTGTAATAATCACTGGAGCGGGTCAGGAGCTCTATGTAGCGAGACTGGAGGTCATTTGCCTAGTGGGGTACAGTTAGATTTAATAGATAAACAAGCAGGCATAGACTCTTAAATTAGTGTAAAAAAATGATAATAGAGCAACTACTATGTACA is part of the Salmo trutta chromosome 31, fSalTru1.1, whole genome shotgun sequence genome and encodes:
- the LOC115169644 gene encoding desmoplakin isoform X1, producing MYGSHNRLPTMSRRSNSRPDLTSGTQFVVGGNGYQQEYADGYSYSQTFSKTAMGGGGGGYGGGLGGGTSVQSIQHKAFFLQSQCQEYLQRVQQILQAGGPAGEVDKLMIMSSEAIDQLKGCAMELQHMKQPKDKIIKSIQHLQNMQSGITSSISGTTQRMSRGSIGWEERGRTYTDAMSWIGQQKRLIETSPWGEDAATIEQQILSQNKFHSSIQRSQEVERARDELAQNDDKGGLHSLQQEWDSLQKMSFARMGQLRELQNIIEEISRAIMWVNEREEEELVFNWGDKNIDVYIPKKQESYSKLMSALEVKEKELNKLKQKVDGLLKNNHPASDKIEAYMDTLQTQWSWLLQITKCIHVHLKENAAYSQFFKEANEIYSKLQKEHENIRKKFTCDKGTSLENLTELLKNLEREKETIMENKRQVKNLVNKSKSIVRLRPRNPEEKSSSPSPVIVQALCDFKQDQKGIFKGDEGILTDNTQRSKWHVTGPGGLDMLIPSVCLLIPPPNPISIGLANKNEQYYEAIMGIWNQLYINIKSLISWQYCVKDINHINSLTLTMLSQMRPEEYRNIIKSLETHYQEFLRNSHGSEMFGEDEKKRMEGQYAGAQTHYDTLVIGLPTYNQSKAEVVKKEVVKLVVQHEPPIKVETTNILQGSTLSLTLLSDLHALRRRLELAESGLSHHLHVPLGENSVQECSQHLLKLEGIHHDLDGVRDEYLRLRERVLRQLEGTAADSEQAKFLRKELDLLNQKLGDLQGLSSAYLQRLSYLRNLCQSLLQAEDVIKVHEARLTEKETTSLDLNEVERYRSTLKQMKSELENKRDLLKAMESDLVNAVHVNSQISASFHKCDVDLSKYADLVGQMSDRWRRIQTQIDSRVWDLEKQEKQLRHFQQSSGVVDQWIDNAKQRQDTLQAAKFSDIQALMEHLNQQKVLHSEIKGKKEKVEDVQKDADTCATSIKDYELQLASYSAGLETLLNIPIKKTMLQSPATVVREEANDLQSRYIELLTRSSDYYKFLGEMLKNMEELKIRNTKIELLEEELRRLKDNIQDRSEKNRSLEDALSRYKLELSQSKEQLISMEEVKRTTAMQASVARESLDTTSSQLTELSDKLARLTYQLDEEKRKRRLAEERYTSQQEEYEAAVRRRQKELDEVNWSKIDLEKAVKDKDRELERLRMQLEEEATRRRGAEQDISKVRTQCNQEISNLKQNYESEIHVTKTTILQASQQKQEDMAELKLQCERLEADKSDLEEELRTLRLSVTQTEDMRRKAEEEAHQQRSKGTEESRRRRELEIQLQTLVTQRGEEELRQKEAVAEAIRSSQEKSRQISLLTYNLDEEGKRRSALEIEVTKLRQTYTELQTSNITSREVINKLKSSEQEIHLVQVELEKQTNERTKAEMTAARLQRRIRDVQVMVNSLEAEVEKQKRTTQDEFTRRKRMESELKKMTQSCREHTTTINTLRARQEEVSTSERKYEQELRPLQEALDKSLRVHTATTDRLGQVSAELKALQQQLLQEHAKVREVNLRNESLYKTIEEKSRLLNDATTEIEKLQCLTQKLTKERLRLEEEMRGVKQEKEQLKLDRDRVDGETTSQISSLHVQLQSSSKMTLELQALIKDMTKEREKLKSDLDKVQKQSFETSMMVQQSQNHYTEILSERDTLLIKLKQLEQDKTRQGRYEEELNRIKVSLETELRNKQRLQEERDKIHKDFTYWKSQYELKEGQMRQCDSDKDKMERERLSLKSDLERMMVELRTVEERHKGRLQSSQREVSDLALKRDSLERELRRLQQRPDSMSIQTQTDEKVVTVDPSKLVFDGVRRKVTAHQLCDCGIISKATLEQLLKGKRTVEDVAMDIQLSLKGTGVIAGMVRGPQGRMSITEAKTKNLLSQESAIMLLEAQAATGHIVDPKFNEKMSVDAACSRGVVDTDDRDTLMTAEAAGTGFKDPYTGKLLSIGQALKQNRLDKKTALRLLQAQESVGGILDPVLSVFLPKDLALDRNLIDEDLYRALNKKPACYLDPITEEKISYSDLRLKCRMEPASGLLLLPVPEKPMTVQGLRGEVSVTELINSNLLSETDVQKLNQGKLSSKEIEDKLKNYLHGSNCIAGIYDEANNRIMTIYQAMKEGLLRRGTTLELLEAQAASGFVIDPINNVCMNVEEAWKRGLVGKEFKDKLMSAEKAVTGYKDPHTGNTISLFQAIEKDLIEKGHGIRLLEAQIASGGIIDPKESHRIDVDIAYKRGYFDEEMNEILTYEGDDTKGFFDPNTQENLTYLQLKERCITDPKTGLVLLPLRDKTNPQQMVQQSSQKNILRKRRVVIVDPDTGKEMTVREAYHKELIDYDTFLNLSEQECEWEEITIRASDGSARMVVVDRKTGTQYDIQDSLDRGIIDQTSLEQYRLGTLTLTQFADLITSKSSLSELSITASNMEDVATCSSPTQACPSSPTVRKRFNSISITFSPTDEFDEGSPIAAIFDMETMEKITILEALRRGIVDAITAQKLLEAQACTGGIINPTNGQRLNLQDAVHQGLIDDDMATKLKPAQKAFMGFEDVKTKRKMSVVEAMKEKWLPYEAGTRFMEFQYLTGGLLEPGNGQKTSIEAAIRRGWLDGRGAQKLQDTRSHTKNLTCPKTKLKISYKEAMDSCMVEEGNGMKMLQASSMSSKGISSPYNVSNPGSRSGSRAGSLATSRSGSRSGSRRGSVDYSSSYSTFTTSASNTLSVNSKF